In Candidatus Neomarinimicrobiota bacterium, the following are encoded in one genomic region:
- a CDS encoding HDIG domain-containing protein gives MKNSNHRPNQLSVFITIVKDHWQPISVVLGLVVLLSFFFPRGTSLLYSYNLDDITRDPIIAPFNFPILKTASELKTDLDQAQASEPYLFTRDQNIVESQTKKMSHFFQSVDAIRQARVNIRNSKDLEYRYRFSSQYEEAKLMVQTDSAKISILLQAFYANYPFTIEKDRWDAFLIPIPDDPSRTDLKQFESSIVQVCRNRWAEGILDLPKNAIISTDISIQTASDAPSLDSPEAFNDLQQAWTKSRLEVTHLYERKSELELELGYELIVEFMSPNLVYDRETTERRSQARLDLVPRHKGIVLQNERIVDTNTRITKEILEKLNSLSIAISKHAGTETFLDKSIAYLGKLLTIAVVVSFFFTFLLTYRIHIFDDIRMLILIGLMFLLVISFAYIFTVRLGFSEYLIPVVVSAMVLTIMFDARIGFMGVTSITLLAGILIGNNVEFIIIALFTSSIALFSVRKLRRRRQMFTTIISLLIASAVVVLALGLFKQSSWSGMGIDMLYLVAMSILAPVVTYGLIGILEVVFKVTTNLTLLELLDFQNPILKRLQREANGTFNHSVVVGNLAEACADAIGAHSLLCRVGAYYHDIGKIGRPEYFIENMLSDKNKHDELTPAMSAKIIRKHVSDGLKLAKEYGLPQAVSDFIPMHHGTTRVEYFYHKALEEAGGDESKVDEKLFFYNGPRPNTKETGILMICEAVEAATRSIKEPDIMKIEKMMDKIIEKRLSTGQLDHCPLTMDEIRQIRGTVDGNTGLLPVLRGIYHIRVEYPEGDKSNAKVK, from the coding sequence ATGAAGAACTCTAACCATCGTCCAAATCAACTTTCTGTGTTTATCACCATTGTGAAAGACCACTGGCAGCCAATTTCTGTCGTGCTAGGTCTTGTGGTTCTACTCTCGTTCTTTTTTCCTCGTGGAACATCCCTTCTATACAGTTATAACCTAGATGATATTACTCGGGATCCGATAATTGCACCGTTTAATTTCCCGATCCTAAAAACTGCATCCGAATTGAAAACGGATTTAGACCAAGCCCAGGCTTCAGAACCATATTTGTTTACTCGGGATCAGAATATCGTTGAGTCTCAAACCAAAAAGATGTCCCATTTCTTTCAATCTGTAGATGCGATACGACAAGCCCGCGTAAATATCAGGAATTCAAAAGACCTTGAGTATCGTTACAGGTTTTCTTCCCAATATGAAGAAGCAAAATTAATGGTTCAAACGGATAGCGCCAAAATTTCTATCCTTTTACAAGCATTTTACGCTAACTACCCATTCACAATCGAAAAAGATCGGTGGGACGCATTTTTAATTCCAATTCCAGATGATCCATCAAGAACTGATTTGAAACAGTTTGAATCATCTATTGTGCAGGTTTGTAGAAATCGGTGGGCCGAAGGGATCCTTGATCTTCCAAAAAATGCGATTATTAGCACAGACATTTCAATTCAAACAGCTTCGGATGCTCCGTCTTTAGACTCCCCCGAAGCATTTAACGACCTTCAGCAAGCTTGGACAAAATCACGGTTAGAAGTCACCCATCTGTACGAGAGGAAAAGTGAGTTAGAATTAGAGCTGGGATATGAATTGATTGTGGAATTTATGAGCCCAAACCTCGTGTATGATCGGGAAACAACGGAGCGAAGAAGTCAGGCAAGGTTAGACCTTGTTCCAAGACATAAAGGAATCGTTCTACAAAATGAAAGAATTGTAGATACCAATACACGCATTACAAAAGAAATCCTTGAAAAATTGAATTCTCTTAGCATCGCTATTAGCAAGCACGCAGGGACTGAAACTTTTTTGGATAAATCAATCGCTTATCTTGGGAAACTCCTTACAATTGCTGTTGTAGTTTCATTTTTCTTTACCTTTTTGTTAACATATCGAATTCACATTTTTGATGACATTCGAATGCTAATCTTGATTGGACTCATGTTCTTATTGGTAATATCCTTTGCATACATTTTTACAGTGAGGCTTGGATTCTCTGAATATCTGATTCCTGTCGTGGTGTCTGCAATGGTTCTAACTATAATGTTTGATGCAAGAATTGGATTTATGGGAGTTACCTCAATTACATTGCTCGCCGGAATATTAATTGGGAATAATGTGGAATTTATCATTATTGCACTTTTTACATCATCGATCGCACTGTTTTCGGTAAGAAAACTGAGGCGAAGACGGCAAATGTTCACAACCATCATCTCTTTGCTGATTGCCAGTGCAGTGGTGGTTTTGGCATTGGGACTTTTTAAACAGTCATCTTGGAGTGGAATGGGAATAGATATGCTTTACCTGGTGGCAATGAGCATCTTGGCGCCTGTGGTAACCTATGGACTCATCGGTATTCTCGAAGTGGTATTTAAAGTGACAACAAATCTTACGCTTCTTGAATTATTAGATTTTCAAAATCCTATTTTAAAACGCCTTCAGCGTGAAGCCAATGGAACCTTTAACCACAGTGTAGTTGTCGGTAATCTTGCCGAGGCGTGCGCAGATGCAATCGGAGCACATTCTCTGCTCTGCCGTGTTGGCGCATACTATCATGATATTGGTAAAATTGGACGTCCTGAATATTTTATCGAAAATATGCTGTCTGATAAAAATAAGCATGATGAATTGACTCCGGCTATGAGCGCAAAAATTATCAGAAAACATGTCAGCGACGGGTTAAAACTAGCGAAAGAATATGGGCTTCCGCAGGCGGTAAGTGATTTTATTCCGATGCATCACGGCACAACTCGTGTAGAGTATTTTTACCATAAAGCGCTTGAGGAAGCGGGCGGTGACGAATCGAAAGTGGATGAAAAATTATTTTTTTATAATGGCCCGCGTCCTAATACAAAAGAAACCGGTATTCTGATGATTTGTGAAGCAGTGGAAGCAGCGACCCGATCCATCAAAGAACCTGATATTATGAAAATTGAAAAAATGATGGATAAAATTATTGAGAAACGGCTTTCAACAGGACAACTTGACCATTGTCCGTTAACCATGGATGAAATTCGGCAAATTCGGGGAACTGTGGACGGCAATACCGGCTTGCTTCCTGTATTGCGAGGGATTTATCACATTCGCGTTGAATACCCCGAAGGCGATAAGTCCAATGCAAAAGTGAAATGA
- a CDS encoding acyl-CoA dehydrogenase, which translates to MMDDLFFNEEHMMLVEMVRDFAKNEIEPIAQELDAEGRFPKELVEKMAALGLMGIPIPEEYGGAGMDMIAFAAVVIELAKADASVAITLAAHISLGTMPILMSGSEKLKQTYLPKLASGEMLGAFGLTEPEAGSDAGATKSTAVTDGDDYIINGGKIFITNVGYAGVLNLTARIEDNGEFLGIGAFTVATGTPGLKIGPPEKKMGWKASDTRQLFFEDMRVSKDCLLCEPGAGFKTFLKTLIGGRISIAALSVGTAEGAYQKALEYSDERTAFGKKIHKFQAVSFKLADMATQIEAAKLLTFHAAWMKDNGKNVAKEAAMAKLFASETAMKVTTEAIQVLGGYGYVKEYDVERFFRDAKILEIGEGTSEVQRIIISREILKSIQKI; encoded by the coding sequence ATGATGGACGACTTGTTTTTTAACGAAGAACATATGATGCTTGTTGAAATGGTACGTGATTTTGCAAAAAATGAAATTGAACCGATTGCACAAGAACTAGACGCAGAGGGACGCTTCCCCAAAGAGTTGGTAGAAAAAATGGCAGCCTTAGGCTTGATGGGAATTCCAATCCCGGAAGAATATGGAGGCGCGGGGATGGATATGATCGCATTCGCTGCAGTCGTGATAGAACTTGCAAAGGCAGATGCATCCGTAGCAATCACACTTGCAGCACACATATCCCTCGGGACTATGCCTATTTTGATGTCAGGTTCTGAAAAATTGAAACAAACATATCTTCCAAAATTAGCATCCGGAGAAATGCTCGGTGCATTTGGGCTCACAGAACCGGAAGCCGGAAGCGATGCTGGTGCAACCAAATCGACAGCGGTGACAGATGGAGATGATTACATCATTAATGGTGGAAAAATCTTTATCACGAATGTTGGGTACGCCGGCGTATTAAATCTTACCGCTCGCATTGAAGATAACGGGGAATTCCTGGGCATTGGTGCGTTCACTGTTGCTACAGGCACTCCCGGATTAAAAATTGGTCCGCCTGAAAAGAAAATGGGATGGAAAGCCAGCGATACGCGCCAATTATTTTTCGAGGATATGCGAGTTTCAAAAGATTGTCTTTTATGCGAGCCCGGCGCCGGGTTTAAAACATTTTTAAAAACCTTAATCGGCGGCCGGATTTCTATTGCGGCACTTTCGGTTGGGACGGCAGAAGGGGCATATCAAAAAGCCCTCGAATATTCGGATGAACGAACCGCTTTCGGGAAAAAGATTCACAAATTCCAAGCGGTTTCATTTAAACTCGCAGATATGGCTACACAAATTGAAGCGGCAAAATTACTTACCTTTCATGCTGCTTGGATGAAAGATAACGGAAAAAATGTTGCCAAAGAAGCTGCCATGGCAAAACTGTTTGCCAGCGAAACTGCTATGAAAGTGACAACCGAAGCGATTCAAGTACTCGGCGGATATGGATACGTGAAAGAATATGATGTGGAACGCTTTTTCCGAGATGCAAAGATCCTCGAAATCGGCGAGGGTACAAGCGAAGTACAGAGAATTATTATTTCGAGGGAAATTCTTAAATCTATTCAAAAAATCTAA
- a CDS encoding ketoacyl-ACP synthase III → MPDMKSQIIGIGSCVPDKIVTNADMEQWMDTSDEWIRTRSGIEERHWVEEGQTTSDLAETASRKAMEMAGVTAEEIDLVIVGTITPDYFFPGISAQLQDKLNLRNIGAFDIKAACSAFIYSMSIGDQFIRSGNAKSVLVVGAEVQSTALDISDEGRDTAVLFGDGAGAAILQATEDESGILSTHLHCQGKHLKMLWCEEPGSTNNPRMSEDLLKQNRHYPMMNGREVFKNAITRFPEVINEAMEANQLSMDDVALIIPHQANLRISQAVAKRMGVGMEKVYSNIHKYGNTTAASIPIALCEVVEKGKISKGDIIIFAAFGAGFTWASAAVKW, encoded by the coding sequence ATTCCTGATATGAAATCACAAATAATTGGCATCGGATCCTGTGTCCCAGATAAAATTGTAACCAATGCGGATATGGAACAATGGATGGATACATCAGATGAATGGATTCGAACGCGGTCCGGAATCGAAGAACGTCATTGGGTAGAAGAGGGGCAAACTACTTCAGATCTTGCAGAAACAGCTTCTCGTAAAGCCATGGAAATGGCCGGCGTAACTGCTGAAGAAATTGACCTTGTAATCGTAGGCACCATTACGCCCGATTATTTTTTCCCGGGAATCAGTGCACAGCTCCAGGACAAATTGAATCTGAGAAATATCGGCGCATTTGATATTAAAGCGGCCTGTTCTGCCTTTATTTATTCGATGTCCATTGGAGATCAGTTTATTCGATCTGGAAATGCCAAATCAGTTTTGGTGGTGGGCGCAGAAGTACAATCTACTGCGCTGGATATTTCAGACGAAGGAAGAGATACTGCAGTTTTATTTGGCGATGGCGCCGGGGCTGCCATCTTGCAGGCGACTGAGGATGAGAGCGGAATTTTATCAACGCATTTGCATTGCCAAGGTAAACATTTAAAAATGTTGTGGTGTGAAGAGCCCGGGTCAACTAACAATCCGAGAATGTCTGAAGATTTACTAAAACAAAACCGACATTATCCTATGATGAATGGTCGGGAAGTGTTTAAAAATGCAATTACCCGGTTCCCCGAAGTGATTAATGAAGCCATGGAAGCCAACCAATTATCCATGGATGATGTAGCATTAATTATTCCTCATCAGGCCAATCTTAGAATCAGCCAAGCAGTCGCAAAACGAATGGGCGTTGGGATGGAAAAAGTATATTCTAATATTCATAAATATGGAAATACGACAGCTGCTTCGATTCCGATTGCTTTATGCGAGGTAGTTGAAAAAGGAAAAATTTCCAAGGGTGATATTATAATTTTCGCTGCTTTTGGTGCAGGATTCACGTGGGCATCCGCTGCCGTAAAATGGTAA
- the ybeY gene encoding rRNA maturation RNase YbeY, which yields MIVKTILDGGDSNIHQDKTFSIIYKTLSSEGYTEGDISIIFTGDESLRRLKKEFFKKDEFTDVIAFRLNDYSEKKVEGEIYISLERAKENAANFNEPVEKEICRLLIHGGLHLLNFDDKTEDERKIMREKENYYLTQFGWEGIINE from the coding sequence ATGATTGTAAAAACTATTCTTGATGGCGGTGATTCCAACATCCATCAGGACAAAACCTTCTCAATAATCTATAAAACATTGTCATCCGAAGGATATACGGAAGGCGATATTTCTATTATTTTTACCGGTGATGAATCATTACGGCGTCTTAAAAAAGAATTTTTTAAGAAAGATGAATTCACGGATGTTATTGCGTTTCGTTTAAACGATTATTCTGAAAAAAAGGTGGAGGGTGAAATTTATATCAGCCTAGAAAGAGCGAAAGAAAATGCTGCTAACTTTAATGAACCGGTTGAAAAAGAGATTTGCCGGCTATTGATTCATGGCGGATTACATTTACTGAATTTCGATGACAAAACTGAAGACGAACGGAAGATCATGCGGGAAAAAGAGAATTATTATTTAACACAATTTGGATGGGAAGGGATTATAAATGAGTGA
- the recJ gene encoding single-stranded-DNA-specific exonuclease RecJ: protein MEWISLQPDPEVVSHLGKQFKCSNIIATILANRGFTSLKEAQPFFNPSLDQLHDPFLMKDMDIAVDRVIKNIQTKTPIMVFGDYDVDGTSGASVLYLGMQTVGGKPEFYIPNREIEGYGLSKKGIDTAKNIGANLIITCDCGINAFEAVQYAQSIGVDVIITDHHTPDATLPNAFAVLNPKRKDCAYPFKGLCGAGVAFKFISGIIKNRGKSFSEISDLISLMTLGTAADLVPIKDENRTLVHFGLNQMKSPSSIGLSKLLALAKLSNKVPSIGQLVFGVAPRINAAGRLGDANRSVKLLTTDNEDIASDLARELDEENKRRREIQDAVFEDALLKVNAEIDLSTDKAIVVWGKDWHPGVVGIVASKLKEEFHRPAIVISMKEHGLGTGSARSIRGLNLYDALTKVKSTLEGYGGHPMAAGLTVKEENCDSFRSSFVSIANECLSDDDLIPGITVEGELKLNDITPRFMDFLDKLSPFGPGNMRPKFFASNVEISGIPKVIGGGNHIRFTVRQNGTTYGAIGFNLSEHYQDLITGNPIDLAFVVEINEWQNRREIQLNVRDIKLTPNAH, encoded by the coding sequence ATGGAATGGATTAGTCTTCAACCGGACCCTGAGGTGGTTTCACATCTTGGGAAACAATTTAAATGTAGTAACATCATTGCCACGATTTTAGCGAACCGTGGTTTTACCTCCCTAAAAGAAGCCCAACCATTTTTTAATCCATCTTTAGATCAACTCCACGATCCATTTCTGATGAAAGATATGGACATTGCGGTTGACAGAGTAATAAAAAATATCCAAACCAAAACTCCTATTATGGTGTTTGGGGATTATGATGTGGATGGAACATCGGGCGCTTCTGTGCTGTATCTTGGGATGCAAACTGTTGGCGGGAAACCTGAATTTTATATCCCAAATCGCGAAATCGAAGGATATGGATTATCAAAAAAGGGAATTGATACTGCAAAAAATATTGGCGCAAATCTTATCATTACTTGTGATTGCGGAATCAATGCATTTGAAGCGGTGCAATACGCCCAATCTATTGGTGTGGACGTCATTATCACTGATCATCACACGCCAGACGCAACTTTGCCAAATGCTTTTGCTGTTCTTAATCCAAAACGAAAAGATTGTGCTTACCCGTTTAAAGGTCTCTGTGGCGCCGGAGTAGCTTTTAAATTTATTTCCGGTATTATCAAAAATCGTGGAAAATCATTTTCGGAAATATCAGATTTAATATCTCTTATGACACTTGGCACTGCCGCAGATCTCGTTCCGATAAAGGACGAAAATAGAACGTTGGTTCATTTTGGGTTGAACCAAATGAAATCGCCTTCATCTATTGGACTTAGCAAATTATTGGCTTTGGCAAAACTTTCGAATAAAGTTCCTAGCATTGGCCAATTGGTATTTGGTGTCGCCCCAAGAATAAATGCAGCGGGCCGACTCGGGGATGCCAATAGAAGTGTGAAGTTGCTTACAACAGATAATGAGGATATTGCATCTGATTTAGCAAGAGAATTAGACGAAGAAAACAAACGGCGAAGAGAAATTCAGGACGCAGTTTTTGAAGATGCTCTGCTAAAAGTAAATGCAGAAATAGATCTTTCAACCGACAAAGCAATTGTTGTTTGGGGTAAAGATTGGCATCCTGGTGTGGTTGGGATTGTCGCTTCAAAACTGAAAGAAGAATTTCACCGCCCTGCGATCGTCATATCGATGAAGGAACATGGGTTGGGTACCGGTTCAGCTCGGAGTATTCGCGGATTAAATTTATACGACGCTTTGACAAAAGTAAAATCCACATTAGAAGGATATGGAGGACACCCAATGGCTGCAGGATTAACCGTGAAGGAAGAAAATTGCGATTCATTCCGATCTTCTTTTGTTAGCATTGCGAATGAATGTTTGTCAGATGATGATCTTATTCCCGGAATAACGGTTGAGGGTGAGTTAAAATTGAATGACATTACTCCGAGATTTATGGATTTCCTTGACAAGCTTAGTCCGTTTGGCCCCGGAAATATGAGACCCAAATTTTTTGCGTCAAACGTTGAAATTTCCGGTATTCCGAAGGTGATTGGCGGTGGAAACCACATTCGTTTTACTGTACGGCAGAATGGAACAACTTATGGGGCAATTGGGTTCAATCTATCCGAACATTATCAGGACCTTATTACAGGGAATCCGATAGATTTAGCATTTGTAGTCGAAATCAATGAATGGCAAAATCGTCGTGAAATTCAACTCAATGTCCGAGATATTAAACTCACACCTAATGCTCATTAA
- the mazG gene encoding nucleoside triphosphate pyrophosphohydrolase — protein sequence MSDKKLGEMFEELTGIVARLREPDGCPWDREQTHASLLPFFLEEAYEVMESVDQENWSELKEELGDILLHTIMQALIAEENGYFKLNESINHVSEKLVRRHPHVFGDAKADAAFEAKQNWEATKHKEKKRASRLDGVPVTLPALVRAQRLQQKASYTGFDWDKIEQVWEKVHEEIQELKEAESEEAKEHIEEEIGDVLFAIVNLARFLDIPAEDALRKSNKKFTTRFAGIEKELKKRGKTLEESNLEEMDEIWNQVKKNNGCL from the coding sequence ATGAGTGACAAAAAATTAGGCGAAATGTTTGAGGAACTTACCGGTATTGTCGCAAGATTGCGTGAACCAGATGGGTGCCCTTGGGATAGAGAACAGACACATGCTTCGCTGCTTCCATTTTTTTTGGAAGAAGCTTATGAAGTTATGGAAAGTGTAGACCAGGAAAATTGGAGCGAGCTAAAAGAGGAATTGGGCGACATTTTATTACATACAATCATGCAAGCTTTAATTGCAGAAGAGAATGGGTATTTCAAATTGAATGAATCCATAAACCATGTTAGCGAAAAATTGGTCCGCCGCCACCCGCATGTCTTTGGCGATGCAAAAGCTGACGCTGCTTTTGAAGCAAAACAAAACTGGGAAGCCACCAAACATAAGGAAAAGAAACGCGCGTCTAGATTGGATGGTGTCCCGGTCACTTTGCCTGCTCTTGTGCGCGCTCAGAGATTACAACAGAAAGCCAGCTATACCGGTTTTGATTGGGATAAAATAGAACAAGTTTGGGAAAAAGTTCACGAGGAAATTCAGGAACTCAAAGAAGCCGAATCAGAAGAAGCAAAAGAACACATAGAAGAAGAAATCGGTGACGTACTTTTCGCCATTGTGAACTTGGCCAGATTTTTGGACATTCCGGCAGAAGATGCGCTTAGAAAATCGAATAAGAAATTCACAACTCGTTTTGCCGGGATCGAAAAAGAATTGAAAAAAAGAGGGAAAACTCTGGAAGAATCGAATTTGGAGGAGATGGATGAAATCTGGAATCAGGTAAAGAAAAATAATGGCTGTTTGTAG